The window CGTCACGCCGGACCAGCTCGGATCGCCGCACCTGGACCTGTGCCTGGACGGCCTCGACACCCTCTGCACCGTCACGCTCAACGGCACGGTCCTGCTGCAGAGCGACAACATGTTCGTCCCGCACCGCCTGGACGTGAAGGCGCACGTGCACTCGGGCGAGAACACCCTGACCCTGCACTTCGGTCCGGTCCTGCCGCACGGCCGCGCCCTGGAAGCCAGCCACGGCCAGCGCGCCGTCTGGAACGGCGACCCCAGCCGCGTGTACGTCCGCAAGGCCCAGTACCACTACGGCTGGGACTGGGGCCCCGTGATCCTGACGGCCGGGCCATGGAAGGACGTCACCCTGCACGCCTACCACGCCCGCCTGGACGACGTGCACGCGCCCCTGACACTCAGCGCGGACGGTCACGCCACCCTCGAGCTGAACGCCACGCTGGCCGGAACCACCCGCCCCGGCGACACCCTCCACGTGCACCTGCACGCCCCGGACGGCATGGAAGTCGCTCGCGCCACCCTGGACGCCCACGCGGACACGCACGCCCCGCTGCAGGCGCAGTTCACCGTGCCGGACCCGCAGCTGTGGTGGCCGCGCGGGTACGGCGACCAGCCGCTCTACACCCTGCGCGTCACCCTGCAGCGGGACGGACTGACCCTCGACACCCTCACGCGCCGCCTGGGGGCGCGCACCGTGCAGCTGCGGCAGGACCCCGTGACAGGCGAGCCGGGCACGTCCTTCACCTTCGTCGTGAACGGCGTTCCCGTCTTCGCGGGGGGCGCGAACTGGATTCCCGAGGACCTGCTGCTGGAACGCGTGACGCCCGAACAGTACCGTGACCGGCTGCAGCAGGCCGCCGACGCGAACATGGTGATGATGCGCGTGTGGGGCGGCGGCATCTACGAGCACGACGCCTTCTACGACACCTGCGACGAACTCGGCCTGCTGGTGTGGCAGGACTTCCTGTTCGGCTGCGGCATGTACCCCGCGCACCCGGCATTCCTGGCGAGCGTGCGTGCCGAGGCGGAGGCGGCCGTGCGGCGCCTGCGGCACCACGCCTGCCTGGCCCTGTGGTGCGGGAACAACGAGGACTACCAGATCGCCGAGTCGGTCGGCGCGTCCGGCCCGGGCGGCGACCCCGCGCGGTTCGACGCGCTCGCCATCTACGAGGGGCTGCTCCCGGACGTCGTGCAGTCCCTGAATCCGGACGTGCCGTACTGGCCCGGCAGTCCGTACGGCGGCGCGGCCTCGCACGACCCGACGGTCGGGGACAAGCACACCTGGGAGGTCTGGCACGCCGGGATGGCCCCGCACCGCGATTACGGCCTGTACGAGGGCCGCTTCGTGAGCGAGTTCGGGCTGCAGTCCCCGCCGAGCCTGCACAGCATCGGCACCTTCACGCAGCCCGAGGACCGGCACGCGGCGTCCCGCGTGATGGAGCACCACAACAAGGCCGCCGACCCGCAGGGCCGCCCGGACGGTGCGCGCCGCCTCGCCGTGTACCTCAGCGACACCTTCCAGCCGCCCCGCGACTTCGAGGAGTACGTGTACGCCGCCCGCGCCGTGCAGGCCGAAGCCATGACGAGCGCCTACCGCGCCTTCCGGGGCCGCTGGGGACATGCGGGCGCGCGGGCCGTGTCCGGCGCGCTGGTCTGGCAGCTGAACGACTGCTGGCCCGTCACGAGCTGGGCCGTCATCGACTCCAGCGGCGTCCCGAAGCCCGCGTACCACGCGATCCGCCGTGAACTCGCGCCGCTGGCGGTGCAGGCCCGCCGAGACGGTGAGCGCCTGAGCGCCTGGATCGCCAGCAGCGTCACGTCGGACCGGCCGGTACAGCTGCACCTGGACGTGCTGGGACTGGACGGGCAGGGCCTGCTGAAGCGCGAGTGGCCGGTGACGGCCGCCGCGAACGCCGTGACGCCGCTCGACCTGACGGACCTGCACCTGCCAGACGCGTGCGTGGCGTTCCTGCGCCTGAGCGTGGACGGGCAGGAACGCAGCCGCGCCGCGCTGTGGCCCGAACCGCTCAAGTACCACGACCTGCCCGACCCGCACCTGCGGGCCGCCGTGACGGGCCGCACCCTGACCCTGAGTGCCGCTCTGCCCGCCAAGGCCATCTGGATCGACGCCGGACCCTTCCGTCTGCCGGACAATCACCTAGACCTGCTGCCGGGCGAGCACGTCACCCTGACCCTGCCGGACGGCGTCACGGCCGCCGGACTGACCGTCCGCGCCGTGGGGAGCGGAGTGATTCGGGCGCACGAGGGGCAGACCAGTCCACGCCCGACCCCCGCAGCGCACGCCCAGCCCGGCGCCGAGCTTCCCACGCTCAGCGCCGCCCCGGTCGTCTCGTGACCGAAAGAGACGCGCAAGTCCCTCCCTTTAGGGATGGGGTCAAGCGGCTCCCGCCCGCAGGGCGGCTAAGCCGAAGCCCCCGGTTCTGTTGTATACTTAAACGGCAATGCCCCCACGCGGCTGGAACCGCTGGGAGCGTGGCAAGGCAGTTCAGGGCTGCCAAGCATGCACAACGCTACCACCATCCGTACCTTCCGGTATCGGCTCTATCCAACCAAGCCCCAAGAGGCCGCGATGTTTGAGACATTGCGCCTCACCCGCGCGCTATACAACGCGGGCCTGGAACAGCGCCGCGAAGCCTACCGAAAGCACGGTAAGACCCTCAGCGCCTACGACCAGCAGAAGGAACTCTCCGCGCTCAAGGAAGCCTGCCCGGAGTTCAGCGGTGTCTATTCCCACGTCCTGCAAGACGTGTTCGACCGGTTGGACAAGGCATACAAGGCGTTTTTCAGCCGGGTCAAGAAGGGCGCGAAGCAGGCCGGGTTTCCCCGGTTCAAGCCCCGGCAGCGCTGGGACTCGTTCAAGTTCAAGCAGTGCTGGAACAACGCCAAGAACGACTGGACCGCTTGCGGCAGGCCCGTGGACGACGGGCGGCGCATCAGCATCCCGAAAATCGGGAACGTCAAAATCAAACTGCACCGCCCGCTGGAAGGCAAACCCAAGAGCCTGCAAATCGTCCACGACTGCGGGCAGTGGTTTGCAGTCTACGCCTGCGAAGTCCCGCTGGCCCCGCTGCCCGCTACCGGAAGCAGCGTCGGGCTGGACCTGGGGACAACGTGGTTTGCCGTCACGTCGGACGGGGAGTTCATCGAAAACCCCCGGAACTTGGGCAACAGCCTGAAGAAGTTCCGCGTCCAGCAGCGCACCGTCTCTCGCCGGAAGAAAGGCGGTAACAGGCGCAGGAAGGCCGTGCAACAGGTTGCCAGGACTCACCGCAAGGTCAGGCGGCAGCGCCTGGACTTCCAACACAAGATCGCCCGGAGGCTCATCCATGAACACGACGTAATCGCCCACGAAAACCTTCAGGTGGGCAACATGGCCCAGAGCAACCTCGCCCGTTCCATCCTCGATGCAGGCTGGGCCGGATTCCTGTTTCAACTCTCCAGCAAGGCTGAAAGTGCTGGCCGGAGAGTGATCGCTGTAGACCCCCGCTACACGTCGCAAAGGTGCAACGCCTGCGGGCACACGGGGAAGGAGAACCGTGTGAATCAGGCAACCTTCCGGTGCGTGCAATGCGGCCATACGGCGAACGCCGACCACAACGCGGCAAAAAACATCCTGGGACGGGCCGTCCCTTCAGGCGTCAACGATAGCGGGGTATCGCATGTCGTCGCCTGAGAAGCCCCTGCCTTTAGGCATGGGGTCGGTCACGCATTACGGCTTCAACGTGCAGTGGATGGTGTCCTGGGAGCAGGGCCGCGCTCCGGCCGCGCCGGACCTGCGCGCCCTGGATTTCATGGCGCGGCACGGCTTCAACTTCGTGCGCGTCCCCACCGACTACCGCTTCTGGACGCGCGGTCACGACTACCTGCATCCCGACGAGCGGGTGTTCGACCACCTGGACGCGTACCTGCAGGCCTGCCGGGAGCGCGGCCTGCACCTGAGCCTCAACCTGCACCGCGCGCCCGGCTACTGCATCAACCGCAACGACCTGGAGGTCCACAACCTCTGGACGGACGACGCGCCGCAGCAGGGCTTCCGGGCGTTCTGGCGCACGATGGCCGCACGGTATGCGGGCGTCGGCGCGCACGACCTGAGCTTCGACCTGCTGAACGAACCGCCCGACCCCGGACAGTACGGCATGACCCGGGACGTGCACGCGGCCCTGACGCGCCACGCGGTGGCCGACATCCGCGCCGTGGACCCCGCCCGGCCCGTCGTGATCGACGGGCTGGGCGGCGGGCACCTCGCCATGCCGGAACTCGCGGACCTGGGCGTCACGCACAGCGGGCGCGGCTACCAGCCGATGAGTGTGTCCCACTGGGGCGCGGACTGGTGGGACGGGTGGAGGAGCGGTGACCCGCACTACCCCGGCACGCGCTACGGCGGGATCACCTGGGACCGCGAGGCGCTGCGGGACTTCTACGCCCCGTGGCGCGAGGTGCAGGCAGCCGGGACGCCCGTGCACATCGGCGAGTTCGGCTGTTACCGGGACACGCACAACGCGGACGCCCTGCGCTGGTTCGGTGACCTGCTCGGCGTGTACCGGGAGTTCGGGTGGGGGTACGGGCTGTGGGAGTTCCAGGGAAGCTTCGGCATCATCGGTCACGGGCGGCCCGGCGCGCGCTTCGAGCGGCTGGACGGCTACGATGTGGACGTGGAACTCCTGACCCTGCTCAAGGACGCGCGCGTCCCCGCATGACGCCTCTCTTCGCCGTGACGCTGGACGTGGGGGGCAGTCATGTGACGGCAGCCCGCGTGGACCTGCAGGCGCGCCGCGTGACGGGTGACGTGGCGCGCCTGGACGTGCCGCATACGGCCGGCCTGGACGACGTGCTCGCGTCGTGGGTGCAGGCGGCCCTCGAGGTGGCCGGGACCGGTCCGGTCACGCACCTGGGGTTCGCCGTGCCGGGCCCCTTTAACCTGCGGGGCGGCGTGTCGCTCATGACGCACAAGTTCGCGGCCCTGCACGGCGTGCCGCTGCGAGAAGCCCTGGCGGCGCGGCTGCGCGGCACGCCGCTCGCGGGCGTGCCGGTCTGTTTCGGGAACGACGCGGACCTGTTCGCACTGGGTGAGTGGTGGGCCGGTGCGGGCGAGCAGCAGGACCTGATCGGCGTGACGCTCGGCACGGGGCTCGGGTCGGGCTTCGTGCGGGACGGGCAGGTCGTGACGGACGGCCCCGGTGTTCCGGAGGACGGTGAGCTGTGGAGCACGCCGTTCCGGGACGGGCTGGCCGAGGCGTACGCGAGCGGGGCGGCCGTGACGCGCCTCGCGCAGGCCATGCTGGGCGAGACGCTCAGCGCGCGCGACCTCGCCGCCCTGGAGCCGGAGCGGGCCGCGCCGGTCTGGGCGGCGTTCGGAGGGACGCTCGCGGACCTGCTGTCGCCGTGGGTGGCGGCGTTCGGGGCGAGACGCGTCGTGCTGGGCGGCAACGTGAGCCGCGCCTTCCCGCACTTCGCGCTGTCCCTGCAGGCGGGCCTGCCGTCCGGCACGCTGGCCGTGCAGAGCCGTCACTTCGAGCTTGCCGCGCTGCTCGGTGCCGCGCGCCTCTCCGTGCCGGTGCCCGACCAGCCGGTCTGAGCGCCCCTCACCCGGGCCGTCACTGCCGGTAGGTGCGGCCCTTCCAGCGCACGGTGCGGCGCAGCGCGAGCAGGTACCCGGGCAGCGCCAGCAGCGGCGTGACGGGCCCGAGCAGGCTCTCCAGCAGGTCCGGCACGCGGCGGCGGCCCGTGACGAGGTTCACGGCGCCGCGCTCACCGAGCGACACGAGGCGCAGCGCCCACATGGCCCTGGAGTGCCGGGCGGGCAGCAGCCACGGCACGGTGTACACCAGCAGGTGCGCGGCGAGCGACGCGAGCAGCAGCGCGCGCGAGTGCGCGTGGATCGGCAGGGCGTTCTTGGAGAAACCGCGCACGCTGTCGCGGTACCCGGCGTACATGGTGACCTGAACGGCCTGCCCGCCGAGCGCGAGGCTGGTGCGTTCCCCGGCGCGTTTGAGGCGGCGGGCGAAGACGGTGTCCTCCAGCATCTCGGCCTTCACGGCCCGGTACCCGCCCGCGCGGGTGTACGCGTCCCGGCGGAAGGCCATCAGCTGACCGTTCGCGGACGTGAGCCACGCGGGCCGGGCGCGCAGCAGCGGGAACGGCAGCCAGCTCAGCACGACGGCGTCCACCAGCGGCGTCAGGAGGCGCGCGCCGGGCATGAGGTGCGCGGGGCGCGGGAGGACGCTCAGCAGGGCCGCTCCGCTGACGTCCAGGGCGTCCAGCACGGCCGGGAGCGCCCCCTCGCTCCAGGTGACGTCGGCGTCCGTGAAGATCAGGGTGTCGCCGGTCGCGGCCTCCCCGAGCTGCTGACACGCCCACGGTTTGCCGTACCAGCCGTCCGGAAGGGGCGCGCCCTGCAGGACGCGCGCGCCGAGCGTGCGGGCGAGGTCGGCCGTGCCGTCCGTGCTGTGGTCGTCCAGTACGATGACCTCGTGCGCCCCCTGGCTGAGCAGGGCGGGCAGGGTGCGGCGCAGGTTGACGGTCTCGTCGCGCGCCGGGACGAGGAGCGAGACGCGTCCCGGCCGGGTCGGCCGTGGCCGGGCGTGCGGCTGCAGGCGCGGGAAGGTCAGGGCGTTCACGAGCAGGACCGCGCCCTTGAACGCCACGAACGCCAGCGCCGTGCAGAGCGCGCCCCGCCCGGCCGCACGGGAGGCCGCGCGCGGCGGCGTCAAAGCGTCCAGATGAGGCCCCCGACCGTGAGTCCGGCGCCCGTCCCGACGAGCAGCAGCGTGTCGCCGTCCGGGGCGCGGCCCGCCTCGCGCGCCTGGTGGAGGGTCAGGGGCACGCTGGCCGCGATGACGTTCCCGAGATGCGGGAGGGTCACCTCGGTGCGTTCCTCGGGCCAGCCGCAGCGGGCCATGAGCTGCAGGCCCGCCCTGCTCGCCTGGTGCGGGATGACGCGGTCGATGCCGGGCAAACCGACACTCAGGCCGGGCCGCAGGCATTCGAGATAGCCGGGCACGACTTCCCGCGCGAGGCGCAGGACCTGCAGGCCGTGCATGTCGAAGGTGAAGTCCTCGGGCGTGACGTGGCGGTCGGACGGCGTGAGGAGGCTCCCTCCGCCCCGGATGCGGGTGTGGTCGGCACCGTCCGGGTACGTCTCGAACCGCGCGGCCTCCAGGCCCTGGCCGTCCTGCGTGGCGGGGCCGAGCAGGGCGGCGGCGGCGCCGTCCCCGATGAGCAGGGCGCTTTCCGGCTGGCGCGGGTTGAGGCCGCGGCTGCCCGCCTCGCTGCTCACGATCAGGACGTGCCGGGCCTGCCGCGTGTGGATGAGGAGCGCGGCGTGCTGCACGGCCAGCAGGAAGCTGAGGCAGGTGCCGTGCAGGCTGTACGCGGCGCGGCCGTGCAGGCCGAGTTCGCGGGCGAGGAGGGCCGCGCCGTCCGGGATGGGCTGCGCCTGGCTGCCGCTCGCGTTCAGGAGGACGTCCACGTCCGCGAGGGCCAGTCCGGCGCTCGCCAGGGCGTGCCGTGCGGCCTGCGCGCCGAGCGTGAGGACCGTCTCGTCGCCGGACAGCCAGTGCCGGGCGTGCACGCCGGTCCGGGCGGTCCAGAGGTCGGGGTCCACGCCGCAGCGTGCGGCGGCCTCGCGGGTCGGGACGATGCGGGCGGGGAGGGCCTGCCCGGTGCCGAGGAGGCGCACGTTCAGCATGCGTCCCCCCTGACGCCGGGTGCGGGCGGGGTGGTGCGGGCCAGCCGGGGCCAGCGGTGGACGGACTGGGCGCTCCTGCTCATGGGCATCAATATGGCAGGTCGTCCGGCGCGGCGGGCGGGAGCGGCGTGAGGGCCGGCGCGTTCGGTGGGGTCCAGGCGCGCGTGACGCGCCGCCGTTTGCCCTGCGCGGCGAGCGGCAGGTCCGGCAGCACGAGCGGCGCTGTCTCCAGGGTGACGTGCCGCGCGCCGTGCCGGGCGAGCACGGTCCGCAGTTCGTGTTCGGCGGCCGCGCGGGTGTCCGGCGTGCAGGGGTCCAGCGTGACGCTCAGGGTGGCCGGGCCGGTCTGCACGGCGCGGTACTCGCGCAGGTGCGGCACGCGGTTCAGGGCGGCGCGCACGAAGTCCGGCCAGACCGTCACGGTTCCCTCCGGGCCCTGCAGGAGCAGCGCGTCGTCCTGGCGGCCCGCGACGCGCTCCACCACGCGGGCCGGGTGACCGCACGGGCAGGCGTCTCCCAGCACGAGCAGGTCATCGAGGCGGTGACGGACGAACGGCTGCGCGCGGCGGCGCAGGTCCGTCAGGACCGGCCGGACGTGCCCGTCCCCGAGGGCCTCGAAGTCGAAGTGGACGTGCCGTTCGTTCAGGTGCAGCCGCCCGTGCGGGCAGGGCAGCGCGAGGAGGCCCTCGGTCGCCTGGTACACCTGCACGACCGGACCGAACGCGGCCTGCAGCGCGTCCCGGTCGTCGTCCTCCAGCACCTCGGCGACCGACACGACCCTCTGTGGCGCGGCGCGCGCCCCGGCGTCCCGCAGGGCCCGCAGGACGCTGGGCGGCCCGACGAGCAGGGTGGGGTCCAGGGCCGTCAGCTGCGCCGCGAGGTCCGGCAGGGGGCGCTGCAGGTCGAGGAAGTGGAACTGCAGGTGGCGGCCCTGCACGCTGCGGTACAGGCCGCCCTCGGCGCGCAGCACGAACGCGACGCGGTGCGGACGCAGCAGCGAGCCGGGCCACGGGGGCGGCAGGAGGTGGCGGAGCACGGCGCCCGCCCAGCGCAGGCGTTCGGCGCGCGTGACGAGGAAGACGCCCTGCGTGCCGCTCGTACCGCTCGACAGGCCGACCGTGAGGGGGCCGCTGCGGCCCGCGAGGGTCCGGGTGAAGTCGCGGGTGTCCTCGGCGTGACGCGCCACCTGCAGGGCGGCGCGCAGGGTGACGCCCTCGGTGTTGAGCGCGTCGAAGTTCGCCATCATCTCGGCCTTGCCGGTGGGCGGCAGGTCCCGCCACGCGTGGACGGGCAGGCGGGCCGCCCGGAAGCGTTCCTGCAGGTGCGCGCTGTGCGCGGCGAGCCACGGGAGTTGCGTGCGGGCGAGGCGTTCGGCGTGCGCCTCCAGGGCCGCGCGGTGCGGTGGGGTGCGTTCCTGCAGGGCGCGCAAGAGCACCTGCAGCCGGTCGGGCATCACGGCGCGCCTGCCGGGGGGAGCGGTTCGGGCGCGTCGTGGCTCACGATCACGCGGGCGTGCGGGTGATCGCGCAGCCAGGCGTGCAGGCGGGCGCGGCTGCGGCGTTCCTGCCGGGCGTCCCAGAAGGCGAGCGTGGCGGGGCGCGGCACGCCCAGGTCGTCCCGGAGGGCCTGCACGGTCCACGCGGCGTCGCTGGCGAGCAGGGTCAGGCCGCGCCCGTCGCCGGTCAGGGTGGCGTCCGGGTGGTGGCGGACGACGAGGGCGATCATGCCGGGCGCGTGCCCGGGAACGCGCAGCGCGGTGACGCTGCCGTCCCCGAACACGTCGGCGGCCTCGGTGAAGGGCGCGAGGCCGTCCGGGGCGGGCCCGTACTGGAGGGGGGAGGTGCGGGCCGTGAAGTCCGGCGGGAGGGTCTCCGGGAGGTACGCGCGGCGCACGGCGCGCAGGCCCCTGAGCGGCAGCAGCGGCGGCGCGGCGAGCGGGTCGAGGTGCAGCGTGGCGTGCGGGAAGTCGCGCAGGCCGCCCACGTGGTCGGCGTGCAGGTGCGACACGATGACGTGCCGGACGTCGCCGGGCGGCACGCCGAGCGCCTGGAGGCGTTCGTGCGCGCGTTCGCCCGGCCCGAGCCGGACGGGCGTGACGAGGCCGTACAGGATGCCCGGCCAGCGGGACATGGCGTGCACGGCGGCGTCCCCGTACCCGGTGTCGAACAGCACCGGGCCGTGCCGGGGGTGGTGCAGCAGCGTGAAGCCTGCCGGGTACGTCCGGACGCGCAGGTGCCCGCCGAGCCGCGTGAGCGCGTCGAGGTTCAGGCAGTGCCCGGCGCTGAGGGGCGTGACGCGCAGCCACGTCACGTGCACGCCTCTCTCGCCGCGTCGATGGCTTCCGGCACGCCCTCGCGGGGCCGGACGGGCGGGTCGTAGCCGAGCAGCGTGCGGGCGCGCGTCAGGTCGAGGGTCATGCCGCGCGTGAGGAGGCGCACGCCGCTCGCGGTGACGGGCGGTTCCGGCTGGCCGGGCCGCAGCCGGGCGATCAGTTCGGCGGCCTGGGCGGCGCGTTCCGCCACGCGGGCCGGGACGACGCGGGTGGGGCGCGGCACGCCGAGCGCGTCCGCGAGACGGTCCACCGTCTGCCAGATGGGGACGCTCTCGCCGTCCGTGACGTTGAACACCCCGCCGGTGCGGTGCTCCAGGGCGAGCCGGGCGGCGTGCGCGGCGTTCTGCACGTGCGTGAGTTCCGTCCAGACTTCCGCGTGCCCGAGGCGCGGGAGGCGGCGCGCCCGCAGGGCCCGCGCGAGGCGCGGCAGGATGCTGGGGTCGCCGGGGCCGTACAGGCCGCGCGGGCGCAGGATGGTGGCGTCCGGCAGGTGCAGGCGCACCTCGTGCTCGGCGAGGTGCTTGCTGCGCGCGTAGCGGCTGTCGTACCGCTCCGGGATGGGGGTGCTCTCCGGCACCTGCCGCGTGACGCGGGCGGCGTTGTACACGCTGGGTGTGCTGACGTGCACGAGGCGGACCCCCTGGCGGGCGCAGGCGGCGGCGAGGTCCGCGCTGACCTGCACGTTGTGCCGCCGGTACTCCGCCCAGGGTGCCCAGAGGGTCGAGAGGGCCGCGCAGTGCAGGACGGCGTCCATGCCGCGCAGCAGGTCCGGCAGGACGGCGGGGTCCGTCAGGTCCGCCGGGACGAAGGGGACGCCGTCCCGCTGCAGGGCCGCGCCCGCACGATCGTTGCGGCCGGTACCGCGCACGTCGTGCCCCGAGGCCAGCAGGTGCCGGGCCGCGGCACCGCCGAGGAAGCCGGTCGCACCGGTCACGAGGACGCGCATGCCGTCCAGCATAGCGGGCGGCCGAACCTGCCGCCGGGGCGAGACCCGTATCAACCGTGAAGAGTCCGACACAGAGATGCCATGTCGAACGACCGGTCACGGTGACATACTGTCAACGACCGCATGCCTGACTCCTCCGTCTCCCACCGACTCCTGCTCCAGACGCTGGCCGGCGCTCCCTCCCGGCAGCACGTGCTGAACGAACTGCTGCAGCGCCTGGACGGCCTGGAGAGCGTGAGTCTGTGGTGGGAGGCGGACGACGTCCGCACCCTCATCGCGCGCGCCGGACCGGACCGGCCGGAACGCCCCCCCCTCCCGCTGATGGCGGAACACCGCTACCTGATCAGCTGGTCGGGCGACGCGAAGATCAGCGAGGAACTGATCGCCGTGATGGGTCTGCGCTTCGTGCTGCTGGACGCACAGGACACCATGCGGACCCTGCGCGCCCAGTTCGGGGACGTGGTCCGCGACGCGCACACCGACGCCCTGACGGGCCTGCGCAACCGCCGGGCCTTCGACGCGGACCTCGAAGCGCTCGACGCGGGCGGTAACCCCTTCGCGGTCGTCTTCATCGACCTGAACGGCTTCAAGTCCGTGAACGACGAGCACGGCCACGCCCTCGGCGACGCGCTGCTGCGCGGCTACGCGACGTGGCTGGAGCGCGTGGTGGGCCACTGGGGACACAGCTACCGCCTGGGCGGCGACGAGATGGTGGTGCTGGTGTCCGCCTTCCCCGGCACGCCGCAGGAGTTTGGGGTGTGGGCACGCGAGCGGCTGCAGGTGCCGTTCGTGGACGGCGTGAGCGCCAGCATCGGGATCGCGTGGCGGCACGAGGGCTGGCGCGCCGCCGACGTGCTGCGCCTCGCCGACACCCGCATGTACGACGCCAAACGCCACCGCCGCGTGCATGCGGGCACGGAGGACGAACGCCGCCACCCGCCCGGTCAGGAGGTCTGACTGTGGACCGCTCGAAGCGGGGCGAACGTGGAGCTCTGCGGGACCGGGGCCAGCGCACGTCCCTGTCGGCACCGCCCATTCCAGACCATTCGACCGGTGACGCGGACGGACGTGCGCCCTGAACGGGAAGGTCGTCATGACCCGGCCCTCTACACTGCGGGCATGACTGCTGCCGCGCCTGTCCCGCTGCTCGTGAATCGCCGCTCGCGCCGTGGGGAGGCGCTGGGCCATGAGGCGGCGCACGCGCTGCTGCACGCGGGCGTGACGGCCCGCCTGACCTTCACGGACGATCCCGGCAGCGCGGAGCGGGCGCTGCGGGAGGCGGTGCTGGCGGGGGCACCTCGGGTCGTGGTGGGCGGCGGGGACGGGTCGCTGTCGCTCGCGGCACACGCGCTGGCCGGGTCGGGCGTGACGCTGGGCGTGCTGCCGCTCGGGACGGGGAACACCTTCGCGCGCAGCGTCGGCGTGCCGCTCGACCTGCCGGGTGCTTGCCGGGTGATCGCGGAGGGGCACGTGCGGCGCGTGGACGTGGGCCGCCTGAACGGCCGGGCGTTCCTGAACAGCGCGGCGCTCGGCACGTCCGCCGAGATCGCGCGCACCCTCACGCCGGAGCTGAAGCGCCGCCTGGGCCTGCTCGCGTGGCCGTGGGTGGGCCTGAAGGTGCTGCTGCGGCACCGGGCGCTGCAGGTGACGGTCACGCACGGCGGCGGGCAGCTCACGGTGCGCACGCATCAGGTGCTCGTCGCGAACGGCCGGTACGTGGCGGGGCCGCTGCGGGCCGCGCCGGACGCGTCCATCACGGACGGCCTGCTGGACGTGCTGATCCTGGGGGACGCGCGTGTCCCGAGCTTCCTGCGCGCCGCGACGGGCTGGGCGGCCGGTCGCCGCTCGGTGCGGCTGTCGGCCCCGGAACTGCGCGTGCATGCGGGCGGGTCGCGGGTGTGGGTGAGCGTGGACGGGGACGTGAGCAGCGTGCGTGACCTGCGCCTCACGCTGGAGCGCGCGGCCCTGAACGTGAACGTCCCGGCCGGGTACGTGCCGGAAACCGTCTGATCAGGGGGTGAGGGGCGGGGTGAGGCGTTTCCAGTACAGGCGCGTGCCGGTCAGGCCGCCGTGGGGTTTGAGGGCGTAGTCGGGAATGGTTCCGGCGTACGTGTACCCGAGGCGTTCGTACAGACGGGACGCGCCGCCGTCCTCGGCCGTGTCGAGCACGAGGAGGGACCGGCCATGCTGCACGGCGAGCCGTTCGGCGTGCCGCAGCAGGGCGGTGGCGACGCCCTGGCCGCGTGCGTCCGGACGCGTCATCATCTTGGCGATCTCGGCGCGGTGCGGCTGGTTGGGCGGGCACTGGAGCTGCAGCGTGACCGTCCCGAGCAGGTCGTGGCCGCGGTACGCGCCGAGGACGATACGTTCACCGCGCAGGGCGGCCTGCAGGGCGTCCCGCCAGAACATCTCGGCGTCGGCGGGCGCGAGGGGATGCATGAAGCTGACGGAGCCGCCGTGCGCGACCGTCTCGACGAGCAGCGTGGTGAGCTGGGCCAGGGTGGTGTCCGGAACGCCGGACGCCCCGGGAGTCGACGGCTCCCCGGCGGGCAGGATCGGCCTGACGGCGAACGGGGCGGGCGCGGTCATGTCATCTCCTCGTAAGCAGCACGGCGTACTGGCAGGACTGGTCGGTGTCGTTGGC of the Deinococcus aquiradiocola genome contains:
- a CDS encoding beta-mannosidase, which translates into the protein MTPPTPTLTQRTPLRGWSLRAPDAPTEHAAARQWHSATVPGTVQGDLLRHGLIPDPYIGLNEHDVQWAGQTAWTYRTTFTVTPDQLGSPHLDLCLDGLDTLCTVTLNGTVLLQSDNMFVPHRLDVKAHVHSGENTLTLHFGPVLPHGRALEASHGQRAVWNGDPSRVYVRKAQYHYGWDWGPVILTAGPWKDVTLHAYHARLDDVHAPLTLSADGHATLELNATLAGTTRPGDTLHVHLHAPDGMEVARATLDAHADTHAPLQAQFTVPDPQLWWPRGYGDQPLYTLRVTLQRDGLTLDTLTRRLGARTVQLRQDPVTGEPGTSFTFVVNGVPVFAGGANWIPEDLLLERVTPEQYRDRLQQAADANMVMMRVWGGGIYEHDAFYDTCDELGLLVWQDFLFGCGMYPAHPAFLASVRAEAEAAVRRLRHHACLALWCGNNEDYQIAESVGASGPGGDPARFDALAIYEGLLPDVVQSLNPDVPYWPGSPYGGAASHDPTVGDKHTWEVWHAGMAPHRDYGLYEGRFVSEFGLQSPPSLHSIGTFTQPEDRHAASRVMEHHNKAADPQGRPDGARRLAVYLSDTFQPPRDFEEYVYAARAVQAEAMTSAYRAFRGRWGHAGARAVSGALVWQLNDCWPVTSWAVIDSSGVPKPAYHAIRRELAPLAVQARRDGERLSAWIASSVTSDRPVQLHLDVLGLDGQGLLKREWPVTAAANAVTPLDLTDLHLPDACVAFLRLSVDGQERSRAALWPEPLKYHDLPDPHLRAAVTGRTLTLSAALPAKAIWIDAGPFRLPDNHLDLLPGEHVTLTLPDGVTAAGLTVRAVGSGVIRAHEGQTSPRPTPAAHAQPGAELPTLSAAPVVS
- a CDS encoding RNA-guided endonuclease InsQ/TnpB family protein; the encoded protein is MHNATTIRTFRYRLYPTKPQEAAMFETLRLTRALYNAGLEQRREAYRKHGKTLSAYDQQKELSALKEACPEFSGVYSHVLQDVFDRLDKAYKAFFSRVKKGAKQAGFPRFKPRQRWDSFKFKQCWNNAKNDWTACGRPVDDGRRISIPKIGNVKIKLHRPLEGKPKSLQIVHDCGQWFAVYACEVPLAPLPATGSSVGLDLGTTWFAVTSDGEFIENPRNLGNSLKKFRVQQRTVSRRKKGGNRRRKAVQQVARTHRKVRRQRLDFQHKIARRLIHEHDVIAHENLQVGNMAQSNLARSILDAGWAGFLFQLSSKAESAGRRVIAVDPRYTSQRCNACGHTGKENRVNQATFRCVQCGHTANADHNAAKNILGRAVPSGVNDSGVSHVVA
- a CDS encoding glycoside hydrolase family 5 protein; this translates as MSSPEKPLPLGMGSVTHYGFNVQWMVSWEQGRAPAAPDLRALDFMARHGFNFVRVPTDYRFWTRGHDYLHPDERVFDHLDAYLQACRERGLHLSLNLHRAPGYCINRNDLEVHNLWTDDAPQQGFRAFWRTMAARYAGVGAHDLSFDLLNEPPDPGQYGMTRDVHAALTRHAVADIRAVDPARPVVIDGLGGGHLAMPELADLGVTHSGRGYQPMSVSHWGADWWDGWRSGDPHYPGTRYGGITWDREALRDFYAPWREVQAAGTPVHIGEFGCYRDTHNADALRWFGDLLGVYREFGWGYGLWEFQGSFGIIGHGRPGARFERLDGYDVDVELLTLLKDARVPA
- a CDS encoding ROK family protein is translated as MTPLFAVTLDVGGSHVTAARVDLQARRVTGDVARLDVPHTAGLDDVLASWVQAALEVAGTGPVTHLGFAVPGPFNLRGGVSLMTHKFAALHGVPLREALAARLRGTPLAGVPVCFGNDADLFALGEWWAGAGEQQDLIGVTLGTGLGSGFVRDGQVVTDGPGVPEDGELWSTPFRDGLAEAYASGAAVTRLAQAMLGETLSARDLAALEPERAAPVWAAFGGTLADLLSPWVAAFGARRVVLGGNVSRAFPHFALSLQAGLPSGTLAVQSRHFELAALLGAARLSVPVPDQPV
- a CDS encoding glycosyltransferase, translating into MTPPRAASRAAGRGALCTALAFVAFKGAVLLVNALTFPRLQPHARPRPTRPGRVSLLVPARDETVNLRRTLPALLSQGAHEVIVLDDHSTDGTADLARTLGARVLQGAPLPDGWYGKPWACQQLGEAATGDTLIFTDADVTWSEGALPAVLDALDVSGAALLSVLPRPAHLMPGARLLTPLVDAVVLSWLPFPLLRARPAWLTSANGQLMAFRRDAYTRAGGYRAVKAEMLEDTVFARRLKRAGERTSLALGGQAVQVTMYAGYRDSVRGFSKNALPIHAHSRALLLASLAAHLLVYTVPWLLPARHSRAMWALRLVSLGERGAVNLVTGRRRVPDLLESLLGPVTPLLALPGYLLALRRTVRWKGRTYRQ